The Halococcus salifodinae DSM 8989 DNA window TTGAGGCCCACGACCGGGTCGCCCGCGTCTACTATCCAGGCCTGGAGAGTCACCCGCAACACGAGCTCGCGGCCGAACAGATGTCGGGATACAGCGGGATGCTTTCCGTCGAGTTCGACGGCACGCTTGTTGAACTCGAGGCGTTCATCAACGGCCTCGAACTATTCACCCCAGGAGCCAGCCTCGGTGGCGTAGAGAGTCTCATCGAGGTGCCTTCTCTGATGATTCCTGACGAGCTCAACCACAGCTCTGCCACCGCGGAGATTCCTGAAACGTTGGTCCGAATTTCGGTCGGCATCGAAGACGGTGACGACCTCTGTGAGGACCTTCAGGCGGCACTGCCGTAGGCGAGCGTTCTCCTTTCGTCCTTCGTCCCCACCGTCCCGCAAGCTGGTCGACTGTATCCGGTCGTGGTAACTGCAACCAGGTGTATGAACCGTTTCCAATCAAAAGAATCCAGATTATTCGAGCGGCTCGATGGCATCTCCGGGGCGAATCATGCCATCTTCAAGAATGTCTGCTCGGAGACCTCCTCGGTGAGTGAGTGCCTGCAATACACCATCTTGAGTAATGCGCTGAAGGTGACTACACNCCATCTTCAAGAATGTCTGCTCGGAGACCTCCTCGGTGAGTGAGTGCCTGCAATACACCATCTTGAGTAATGCGCTGAAGGTGACTACACGGTTCACACAACCGATTGCCTCGGCAGATAGCGTCACCGACTCGGAACTGTTGTCCAACGAGATGGTTGAGTGCGACATCACGAGTTTCGATGTTCCGTCGGTGTTCTCCGGGTGCGAGTTCGATTTCCGCTTCACGTTCGATTGCTGTAACAGCCTCCTGCTCGATCAACGTGAGGTCGTATCCATCGTGGCGTTGCTCATCTGAGTCCCACTTGACGAAGGTCCCTGTCTCGATCTCGCTAAAGTAC harbors:
- a CDS encoding MOSC domain-containing protein — translated: MTGSGTVERAFIAHEAEAQMEEQVDVEAIAGKGLRGDRYFSEIETGTFVKWDSDEQRHDGYDLTLIEQEAVTAIEREAEIELAPGEHRRNIETRDVALNHLVGQQFRVGDAICRGNRLCEPCSHLQRITQDGVLQALTHRGGLRADILEDGV